DNA from Leptolyngbya iicbica LK:
GCCCATTTTTTCCAGGTGATGAACGAATCCCTGCAAACCAGTGTGGACTCGGCTGGGGATGCCTTCATTCGCTTTATCTATCCCGCTATTGAGCAAACCACCCATCTGGTGGGCAAAACGGTGGCCCCCATTGCCGACATCCCATTGATCAAATACGCCACCGCAATTCCTGGCATCAGTTGGCTATTGGCAGCTTTGGGCCAAGTGAATGCGGAAAAAATTCAGCGGGAAATCGCTGAACTCCGGGTCAAGTTCCCCCTCGATACCAATGTGCAGTTGGCCCAGCGAGTGATTGGCAAGACAACGTTTCGGGCGGCCCAAGTGGGATTATTGACCAACTTCATTCCGCCATTTGCCCTATTTTTGTTTGC
Protein-coding regions in this window:
- a CDS encoding EcsC family protein, giving the protein MSQPPAFERDRSTLEQIAHFFQVMNESLQTSVDSAGDAFIRFIYPAIEQTTHLVGKTVAPIADIPLIKYATAIPGISWLLAALGQVNAEKIQREIAELRVKFPLDTNVQLAQRVIGKTTFRAAQVGLLTNFIPPFALFLFALDIGAIAALQAEMIYKIATIYGFSIDDADRRGEVLAIWAVFTGGSGTLKSGFSFLEILPGAGMVIGISSDAALIYGVGFLACRYYEVKLQRQALA